The proteins below come from a single Paracoccus sp. SCSIO 75233 genomic window:
- the ilvD gene encoding dihydroxy-acid dehydratase, whose protein sequence is MPAYRSRTSTHGRNMAGARGLWRATGMKDDDFGKPIIAIVNSFTQFVPGHVHLKDLGQLVAREVEKSGGVAKEFNTIAVDDGIAMGHDGMLYSLPSREIIADSVEYMVNAHCADAMVCISNCDKITPGMLNAAMRLNIPAIFVSGGPMEAGKVVLKDGKMHALDLVDAMVAAADDNVSDEDVAAIERSACPTCGSCSGMFTANSMNCLTEALGLSLPGNGSTLATHADRKRLFEEAGQRIVGLARRYYEQDDRSVLPRNVANKKAFENAMSLDIAMGGSTNTVLHILAAAYEGGIEFDMDDIDTLSRKVPCLSKVAPAKQDVHMEDVHRAGGIMAILGQLDRGGLIHRDSPTVHAATLGDAIDQWDISRTQDEAVHRFYSAAPGGVPTQTAFSQDNRWETLDLDRQGGVIRAVNSPFSADGGLAVLKGNIALDGCIVKTAGVDESILKFAGPAVVYESQDAAVSGILTGKVKEGDVVVIRYEGPKGGPGMQEMLYPTSYLKSKGLGKACALITDGRFSGGTSGLSIGHCSPEAANGGAIGLVRDGDRIEIDIPNRTINLALPEDELNARRAEQDKQGWKPAEKRKRNVTTALKAYATFAASADKGAVRVLPE, encoded by the coding sequence ATGCCGGCCTATCGTTCCCGTACCTCGACCCACGGACGCAATATGGCGGGCGCACGCGGTCTGTGGCGTGCGACCGGCATGAAGGATGACGATTTCGGCAAGCCGATTATTGCGATTGTGAACAGCTTTACGCAATTCGTGCCGGGCCATGTCCACCTGAAGGATCTCGGCCAGCTTGTCGCGCGCGAGGTCGAAAAATCGGGCGGCGTCGCCAAGGAGTTCAACACCATTGCCGTGGATGACGGCATCGCCATGGGCCATGACGGGATGCTGTATTCCCTGCCCTCGCGGGAGATCATCGCCGACAGCGTGGAATATATGGTCAACGCGCATTGCGCCGACGCGATGGTCTGCATCTCCAACTGCGACAAGATCACGCCGGGTATGCTGAACGCGGCCATGCGCCTGAATATCCCCGCAATCTTCGTCTCCGGCGGCCCGATGGAGGCCGGCAAGGTCGTGCTGAAAGACGGCAAGATGCACGCGCTCGATCTGGTTGACGCGATGGTTGCCGCTGCCGACGACAATGTCAGCGACGAGGATGTGGCGGCAATCGAACGCTCCGCCTGCCCGACCTGCGGGTCGTGCTCGGGCATGTTCACCGCCAACTCGATGAACTGCCTGACGGAGGCGCTTGGCCTGTCGCTGCCAGGCAATGGCTCGACGCTGGCCACCCATGCCGACCGCAAGCGCCTGTTCGAGGAGGCCGGTCAGCGCATCGTCGGCCTCGCGCGGCGCTATTACGAGCAGGATGACAGATCGGTCCTGCCCCGCAACGTCGCCAACAAGAAAGCGTTCGAGAACGCGATGTCGCTGGATATCGCAATGGGCGGGTCCACCAACACCGTGCTGCATATCCTCGCCGCCGCTTACGAAGGCGGGATCGAATTCGACATGGACGATATCGACACGCTCAGCCGCAAGGTGCCGTGCCTGTCCAAGGTTGCACCCGCCAAGCAGGACGTCCATATGGAGGATGTCCACCGTGCGGGCGGGATCATGGCGATCCTTGGCCAGCTTGACCGGGGCGGGCTGATCCATCGTGACAGCCCCACGGTTCACGCCGCGACTCTGGGCGATGCGATTGATCAGTGGGACATCTCCCGCACGCAGGACGAGGCGGTGCATCGTTTCTACTCCGCAGCCCCCGGCGGCGTCCCGACGCAGACCGCGTTCAGCCAGGATAATCGCTGGGAGACGCTGGATCTCGACCGTCAGGGCGGGGTGATCCGCGCCGTGAATTCGCCCTTCTCCGCCGATGGCGGGCTGGCGGTGCTGAAGGGCAATATCGCGCTTGACGGCTGCATCGTGAAAACAGCCGGGGTCGACGAATCCATCCTGAAATTCGCCGGTCCTGCCGTGGTTTATGAAAGCCAGGACGCGGCGGTCAGCGGTATCCTGACCGGTAAGGTGAAGGAGGGCGACGTGGTCGTCATCCGCTACGAAGGCCCCAAGGGCGGACCGGGCATGCAGGAAATGCTGTATCCGACCAGCTATCTGAAATCGAAAGGCTTGGGCAAAGCCTGTGCGCTGATCACCGATGGCCGCTTCTCCGGCGGCACCTCTGGGCTTTCCATCGGCCATTGCTCGCCGGAGGCGGCGAATGGCGGCGCCATCGGGCTGGTGCGTGACGGCGACCGGATTGAAATCGATATCCCGAACCGCACCATCAACCTTGCCCTCCCGGAGGATGAGCTGAACGCCCGTCGGGCCGAACAGGACAAGCAAGGCTGGAAACCCGCCGAGAAGCGCAAGCGGAACGTGACCACGGCGCTCAAAGCCTACGCCACCTTCGCCGCCAGCGCCGATAAGGGCGCGGTACGGGTGCTGCCGGAATAA
- the proB gene encoding glutamate 5-kinase, with protein MASLSPDPARPDIAAAKRIVIKIGSALLVGPEGLRGDWLRGLCDDVAAWRVRGADVVLVSSGSIALGRRVLGLAAGGALPLEQAQAAAAVGQIRLARAYEEALAPHGVSTAQVLMTLEDTSDRRRYLNSRATLQTLLSFGVVPIVNENDTVATDEIRYGDNDRLAAQIAVTVGADQLILLSDVDGLYTANPKTDASARHLPVVARITPEIEAMGGDPVSGLSKGGMKTKLLAARTAVTGGCAMAIAEGSVLRPLSAVAGGARVTWFLPDGDPQLARKRWIASMKPRGEVLVDDGAAKALGQGKSLLPAGVTGIGGDFGRGDPVAVLGPAGETLARGLVRYTADEARAIAGHRSAEIAEILGYEGRAALIHRDDMVM; from the coding sequence GTGGCGTCCCTGAGCCCCGATCCCGCGCGGCCAGATATTGCAGCCGCGAAACGGATCGTCATCAAGATCGGCTCGGCCCTGCTGGTCGGGCCGGAGGGGCTGCGTGGGGATTGGCTGCGCGGGCTTTGCGACGATGTGGCGGCGTGGCGGGTACGGGGGGCAGATGTGGTGCTGGTCTCCTCCGGCTCCATCGCGCTTGGGCGTCGGGTACTGGGGCTCGCGGCCGGGGGGGCGCTGCCGCTGGAACAGGCGCAGGCGGCCGCGGCTGTCGGGCAGATCAGGCTGGCCCGCGCCTATGAGGAGGCGCTTGCCCCGCATGGGGTCTCGACCGCGCAGGTGTTGATGACGCTGGAGGACACCAGCGACCGCCGCCGCTATCTGAACAGCCGCGCGACGCTGCAAACGCTGTTGTCTTTCGGCGTGGTGCCGATTGTGAACGAGAATGACACGGTTGCGACGGATGAAATCCGCTATGGCGACAATGACCGGCTCGCCGCCCAGATCGCGGTGACGGTCGGCGCGGATCAACTGATCCTGCTGTCCGATGTGGATGGGCTTTATACCGCGAACCCCAAGACCGACGCATCGGCACGGCATCTGCCCGTCGTCGCGCGGATCACGCCGGAGATCGAGGCTATGGGCGGTGATCCCGTCTCCGGCCTGTCAAAGGGCGGAATGAAGACCAAGCTGCTGGCAGCGCGTACGGCGGTGACCGGCGGTTGTGCGATGGCGATCGCCGAAGGGTCGGTGCTGCGGCCCCTGTCGGCTGTGGCCGGGGGTGCGCGGGTGACATGGTTCCTGCCGGACGGTGACCCGCAACTGGCCCGCAAACGCTGGATCGCGTCGATGAAACCGCGCGGCGAGGTGCTTGTCGACGATGGCGCGGCAAAGGCGCTTGGACAGGGCAAGTCGCTGTTGCCTGCCGGGGTGACCGGGATCGGTGGCGATTTCGGACGCGGCGATCCCGTCGCGGTGCTTGGACCTGCGGGGGAAACGCTGGCACGCGGGCTGGTGCGTTATACAGCCGATGAAGCGCGCGCGATTGCCGGGCATCGCAGCGCCGAGATCGCGGAGATCCTCGGCTATGAGGGCCGCGCGGCGCTGATCCATCGCGACGATATGGTGATGTGA